A genome region from Alkalimarinus coralli includes the following:
- a CDS encoding DUF1570 domain-containing protein — translation MTTLLKTLLGIIFTAYVAFITWGNLSLPQKHWVFDLFGIPFDRTLPISNQAGTDNTQPLHVTGPASSPESKQPARSSGAPIPLKETLLSGVEKHAIPALCLKTNTRSITTVEKTGSIFRWTDQNGQVHFSDSKPSQQASDEITANYRSDKQFFRMNLTSPEQVLPTLLGEQLQRDVSAIFGYLSDRMASQYLRQVDLNLKVFNSAKGFEQYRQAHAPSLKSAAGFYTALNNEAVVMRQRYDQHTRAIARHETTHVINAGLFGRTPIWFNEGIAEFFESYEYSGLKAGATNTNRYHLRHLSTLLKQGQLPSLRDYLTLSDLEWRSRNQRTMYSLAWSVIYLLQNHQKGEQFTRHLLAEMAENPCSELDTLQFWDKHYPGGLSAFESRWRIMLQTAREG, via the coding sequence TTCGATAGAACCCTGCCAATATCAAACCAGGCAGGCACAGATAACACTCAGCCGCTTCACGTAACCGGGCCCGCCTCTTCTCCTGAGAGCAAGCAGCCAGCACGCTCCAGTGGAGCGCCGATACCGCTTAAGGAGACTCTTTTAAGCGGCGTTGAAAAGCATGCCATTCCAGCGCTATGTTTAAAAACCAATACCCGCTCCATAACCACGGTCGAAAAAACCGGAAGCATTTTTCGCTGGACGGATCAGAACGGGCAAGTCCATTTCTCGGATAGCAAACCATCACAACAGGCCAGTGATGAGATAACCGCTAACTACCGGTCAGACAAACAGTTTTTCCGAATGAACCTGACCAGCCCCGAACAGGTATTACCCACGCTGCTTGGCGAACAGCTGCAACGAGATGTCAGCGCGATATTCGGCTATCTATCTGACCGAATGGCCAGCCAGTACTTGCGACAAGTTGACCTTAACCTGAAAGTCTTTAACTCGGCCAAAGGGTTTGAACAATACCGGCAGGCGCACGCCCCTTCACTTAAGTCTGCGGCCGGGTTTTATACCGCCTTAAACAACGAAGCCGTCGTCATGAGACAGCGTTATGATCAGCATACCCGCGCCATAGCTCGACATGAAACGACTCACGTTATTAACGCAGGGCTATTTGGCCGCACCCCGATCTGGTTTAATGAGGGGATAGCAGAATTCTTCGAAAGCTATGAGTACAGCGGGCTCAAAGCTGGGGCAACCAACACTAACCGCTATCACCTTCGCCATCTATCAACACTATTAAAGCAGGGTCAACTGCCCTCTTTGCGGGACTACCTGACGCTATCAGATCTGGAGTGGCGGTCACGCAATCAAAGAACCATGTATAGCTTGGCATGGTCTGTTATTTACCTGCTGCAAAACCACCAAAAAGGTGAGCAGTTTACCCGTCATTTACTGGCAGAGATGGCAGAAAACCCATGCTCGGAACTCGACACATTGCAGTTCTGGGACAAACATTACCCCGGTGGTCTGTCTGCATTTGAGAGCCGTTGGCGAATAATGCTACAAACAGCGCGAGAAGGCTGA